A part of Streptomyces sp. NBC_00557 genomic DNA contains:
- a CDS encoding ubiquitin-like domain-containing protein, producing the protein MSKSQYETFGTDGPQERHEQPGASSHQPPGPQPPYEPYGPGTCLHTAETLPSGLYRDTYRPAYEAQAHLVQEPERPRRGVGVTRAPGGPDEEAHDDAPAAEVSGRAARRRRARGMERPESAVRRLLPQALVVAFLAGGTTAFVAQDKAVELTVDGHQRTLHTFADDVRGLLAEEGVRVGAHDMVVPAPDTALAGGDEVAVRYGRPVRLTLDGRRREVWTTAHTVEGALNELGVRAEGAYLSASRSRPIGRAGLDLDVRTERTVTVMADGRSHAIRTNAATVREAVEEAGITLHGQDTTSVPPDSFPRDGQTVTVLRISGTREVREEVIPFRVERVKDPTLFRGAEVVVQSGRPGLRRDTYLLRTVNGVRDKARRVTSEVVRGPRTQIVKVGTKALPRTVSGADGLNWRGLAVCESGGRSHAVDSSGTYGGLYQFDTRTWHSLGGSGRPQDAPAAEQTFRAKKLYKRRGTSPWPHCGVRLHG; encoded by the coding sequence GTGAGCAAGTCGCAGTACGAGACGTTCGGGACCGATGGGCCGCAGGAGCGGCACGAGCAGCCCGGTGCGTCGTCCCACCAGCCGCCCGGGCCCCAGCCGCCGTACGAGCCGTACGGCCCTGGCACCTGCCTGCACACCGCTGAGACCCTGCCGTCCGGGCTGTACCGGGACACCTACCGGCCGGCCTACGAGGCGCAGGCCCACCTCGTCCAGGAGCCGGAGCGGCCCCGGCGGGGCGTGGGCGTGACCCGCGCCCCGGGCGGCCCGGACGAGGAGGCGCACGACGACGCTCCGGCCGCCGAGGTGAGCGGGCGGGCCGCACGCCGGCGCAGGGCGCGCGGCATGGAACGCCCGGAGTCCGCCGTGCGCCGTCTGCTGCCGCAGGCGCTGGTCGTGGCCTTCCTCGCCGGCGGCACCACCGCCTTCGTCGCCCAGGACAAGGCGGTCGAGCTGACCGTCGACGGCCATCAGCGCACCCTGCACACCTTCGCCGACGACGTGCGCGGGCTCCTCGCGGAGGAGGGCGTGCGCGTCGGGGCGCACGACATGGTGGTGCCCGCCCCCGACACGGCCCTCGCCGGCGGCGACGAGGTCGCCGTGCGCTACGGACGCCCCGTCCGGCTCACCCTCGACGGCAGGCGGCGCGAGGTGTGGACGACGGCGCACACCGTGGAAGGCGCGCTGAACGAGCTGGGGGTGCGCGCGGAGGGCGCCTACCTGTCCGCCTCCCGCAGCCGGCCCATCGGACGCGCCGGACTCGACCTCGACGTACGCACCGAGCGGACCGTCACGGTCATGGCCGACGGCCGCTCCCACGCCATCCGCACCAACGCCGCCACCGTCCGCGAGGCCGTCGAGGAGGCCGGCATCACCCTGCACGGCCAGGACACCACCTCCGTCCCGCCCGACAGCTTCCCGCGCGACGGGCAGACGGTGACCGTGCTGCGGATCAGCGGCACCCGGGAGGTCCGCGAGGAAGTGATCCCGTTCAGGGTCGAGCGGGTCAAGGACCCCACCCTGTTCCGGGGCGCCGAGGTCGTCGTGCAGTCCGGACGGCCCGGGCTGCGGCGCGACACCTACCTCCTGCGGACCGTCAACGGCGTCCGGGACAAGGCGCGCCGGGTGACCTCCGAGGTGGTCCGCGGGCCGCGCACGCAGATCGTGAAGGTGGGCACCAAGGCGCTGCCGAGGACCGTGAGCGGCGCGGACGGCCTGAACTGGCGCGGTCTGGCCGTCTGCGAGTCCGGCGGCCGGTCGCACGCGGTCGACTCGTCCGGGACGTACGGCGGGCTCTACCAGTTCGACACCCGCACCTGGCACAGCCTCGGCGGCAGCGGCCGCCCCCAGGACGCCCCGGCGGCGGAACAGACCTTCCGCGCGAAGAAGCTGTACAAGCGCCGGGGGACGTCGCCCTGGCCGCACTGCGGGGTGCGGTTGCACGGATGA